The following are encoded together in the Candida orthopsilosis Co 90-125, chromosome 5 draft sequence genome:
- a CDS encoding glycosylphosphatidylinositol (GPI) anchor assembly protein → MKRVGQQNQKGNEKPKPVRKTVSFIQDAGGEIVTGEDLKPTSTKLTSVVPQLRRNLTAIPLHNLLILGGLLHYGITENVESIMLKGFITSLPIQAAYNYILAKNTTRKSKQTNIPLLVASSILVSIFFAVPLFATIVLLGAPVYKFSFTTACMALHLSLLVFSPLLVLYSLDFKQFKMLFYQDRIYFTIFGHPVLSQVLLTLGCCWLGVIPIPLDWDRPWQQWPITLLVGAYAGGIVGSVVSLAVNLWIRK, encoded by the coding sequence GAGAAACCCAAACCTGTCAGAAAGACTGTTTCATTCATTCAAGATGCAGGCGGGGAGATAGTTACTGGCGAAGACCTCAAACCCACATCAACAAAGCTCACGTCGGTGGTACCACAATTGAGACGCAATCTTACGGCGATCCCCCTTCACAATTTATTAATCCTCGGAGGACTACTTCACTATGGAATAACAGAGAACGTTGAGTCTATCATGCTCAAGGGCTTTATCACAAGTTTACCAATTCAAGCTGCTTACAATTACATACTAGCAAAGAATACAACCCGAAAGTCCAAACAGACAAACATACCATTATTAGTTGCGTCTAGTATTCTTGTCAGTATATTCTTTGCGGTTCCATTATTTGCAACTATAGTCTTGTTGGGAGCTCCCGTTTACAAATTTTCCTTCACAACCGCATGTATGGCTTTGCACTTGTCCCTATTAGTGTTCAGTCCACTACTTGTTCTTTACTCATTGGattttaaacaatttaaGATGCTATTTTATCAGGATCGCATTTATTTTACCATATTTGGGCATCCCGTACTTTCGCAAGTCTTGTTGACATTGGGCTGTTGCTGGTTGGGGGTCATTCCTATTCCATTGGACTGGGATCGGCCATGGCAACAATGGCCCATCACCTTGTTGGTAGGTGCATATGCTGGAGGAATTGTTGGTAGTGTGGTATCATTGGCGGTTAATTTATGGATTAGAAAGTAG